From a region of the Bombus terrestris chromosome 8, iyBomTerr1.2, whole genome shotgun sequence genome:
- the LOC100650042 gene encoding uncharacterized protein LOC100650042 has product MLHLVTVANVRVMGVNTFKHEQNIGTVLFEKSDTAKHCWSTEEFIILNSRRMFQDLLPKVKVLNYENDRYIALLMDYFHICLENVRKLSIGKTKHLMLKALADTMGGYLQVYILPLTKHSYYAGNVKYRNARKLFELYEQLKVFLRSNGAGWLNPSKKIKQTKIQAIVITSPKSSSVACDGVITYSASSIANRRETKRFTFKQKKRHIPKHKIKSTNPRHKDESDRDNESIIIPLPFLDDDTQPNSIALPFKKNTLQSLYSERSTFALVKYYIASVKCIVSKSKEKAELEAFNREFYDWLQQSVQRHLDDEKWYPAFGGVLRVIASLEEAGAGTGPTKGAKSGTYEIMPKTGMQQTIEPEEAVSPLYKEEETGVPLGTTELISIAVVSALLVWLLVGLSLVCYRFLTKHSDECISYEPQDPPVAVLYENKEYCQPDTCPTQSPRKSLLERIKDYWKNRFGKCHGGCQDRMDEERCLAAISYTSKDTIDVSHSSRSYQKRKINKSVSAMLSCHRKEHVPIRKVCYSSDGSLTTNTESPESKPR; this is encoded by the exons atgctTCATCTCGTTACTGTTGCGAATGTTAGGGTGATGGGTGTTAATACTTTCAAACATGAACAAAACATTGGCACGGTATTATTTGAGAAAAGTGATACAGCTAAACATTGTTGGAGCACAGAGGAATTTATTATCTTAAATAGTCGACGAATGTTTCAAGATCTCTTACCAAAG GTGAAAGTTCTAAATTATGAGAACGATCGGTACATCGCGCTGCTGATGGATTACTTTCACATTTGTCTGGAAAACGTGCGTAAGCTGTCGATAGGAAAAACGAAGCACCTGATGCTAAAAGCCCTGGCGGACACGATGGGCGGCTACTTGCAGGTTTACATTTTGCCCCTCACCAAACACTCCTATTACGCGGGCAACGTAAAGTACCGAAATGCTAGAAAACTATTCGAACTGTACGAACAGCTGAAAGTTTTTTTACGAAGCAACGGAGCTGGTTGGCTAAATCCTTCGAAGAAGATAAAACAGACGAAGATTCAAGCGATAGTGATCACATCGCCGAAATCGTCGTCGGTTGCGTGCGACGGGGTTATTACTTACTCTGCAT cttCGATCGCTAACAGACGAGAGACGAAACGTTTCACGTTCAAGCAGAAAAAGAGGCATATTCCGAAGCACAAAATTAAAAGTACAAATCCGA GGCACAAAGATGAATCTGATCGAGACAACGAATCAATTATCATCCCTCTTCCTTTCCTGGACGACGATACACAGCCAAATAG TATCGCGTTACCTTTTAAGAAGAACACCTTGCAGTCTTTATACAGTGAACGATCGACTTTTGCATTGGTCAAATATTACATAGCTAGCGTGAAGTGCATCGTCTcgaaatcgaaagaaaaagcTGAGCTGGAGGCCTTTAATCGGGAGTTTTACGATTGGCTGCAGCAATCC GTGCAACGACACCTTGATGATGAGAAATGGTACCCGGCGTTCGGCGGTGTATTGAGGGTGATCGCCTCGTTGGAGGAAGCAG GCGCGGGAACCGGTCCCACGAAGGGAGCAAAAAGCGGAACGTATGAGATTATGCCCAAAACAGGCATGCAACAAACTATTGAGCCAGAGGAAGCCGTGTCACCTCTGTAcaaag AAGAGGAAACGGGAGTCCCACTAGGAACGACCGAATTGATATCGATTGCAGTGGTGAGCGCGTTACTAGTGTGGTTGCTGGTGGGCTTGAGCTTGGTCTGCTACAGATTCCTTACGAAACACTCGGACGAGTGCATCTCATATGAACCACAGGATCCTCC agTTGCTGTTTTGtacgaaaataaagaatactGTCAACCTGATACGTGTCCAACACAATCACCTCGTAAGAGTTTGCTGGAAAGAATTAAGGATTATTGGAAGAACAGGTTTGGTAAATGTCATGGAGGTTGTCAAGATCGTATGGACGAGGAACGTTGTTTAGCCGCAATTAGTTATACTAGCAAAGACACGATCGACGTTAGTCATAGTAGCAGAAGTTATCA gaaaaggaaaataaacaAATCGGTTTCAGCGATGTTATCGTGTCATCGAAAAGAGCATGTGCCCATCAGA AAAGTTTGTTATAGTTCGGATGGCTCGTTAACCACGAATACGGAGAGTCCGGAGAGCAAACCCAGATAA